ACGGTTACGTGCACACTCCACTCTCCAGAACGTCTATTTTCCGTAGACCAAACGAGTTCCCTGGAGCTCAACAACCCTTCTGGTGGGACGACACAGGTGTATGGTGCGGaaatgttcaacaaaatcaacaatacTCCACTTGCGGTACGCCCGCCACACATTAATGACAATAATTTTCACCCAAACTAACTTTGTGATTTAAACATTACAGGACGTTGCGGTGATGCCCCAGGAAACACTCATGCCCAACAAGGAGGTAGATACGACAAAGGTATCATCACTGGAACATACAACGCTGGACAAGTCATCAACGCCATTGTTGAATTCACTGCCAATCATCGTGGTGGTTTCATGTTCGAACTTTGCCCACAAGTGA
This is a stretch of genomic DNA from Bradysia coprophila strain Holo2 unplaced genomic scaffold, BU_Bcop_v1 contig_634, whole genome shotgun sequence. It encodes these proteins:
- the LOC119083425 gene encoding uncharacterized protein LOC119083425 encodes the protein MKFALLIFAAGLALVEPHGYVHTPLSRTSIFRRPNEFPGAQQPFWWDDTGVWCGNVQQNQQYSTCGRCGDAPGNTHAQQGGRYDKGIITGTYNAGQVINAIVEFTANHRGGFMFELCPQVSENNNCFQRLRINSADRGVRDNNWACSGGDHQNGQMRVAIQLPAGVRCTRCTLRWTYRTSYPPAPDACWNPNNAQTFRNCVDIRIN